The DNA region TGCGACGCAGTGTTTCAGTGGGGTAAACGGGGGTTGGAGCAAATAGATCGCCTCACATCTGTTTGGGACCAGATTTTTGGGGTTTTCCTCGCCTTGAGGATGGTCGCCAATGGGGAGATTGCCATTTAGACGGTCGCCAAACAATACACTCGTTGGCAGCCCACTGATAATTGTACCTAAAATTTCGCAACTCAATAACAAACTTTGCATCTATTTGTGTGTgtctttgtttgcttttctaaTCTGGCAAATATTGATCTACATCCAAAGGGTTAGTCAGATCCGTGGTATTCCACGTGAATTTTCCATTGTGACAGAGCAGCGTGGAGAAGAGTTAAAAGGGTCAGTAGTCAGTCGAGCGTCAAATTGAGTTCTAAGAAACTAAAATAGATACGGatttcacaatttttaatttgttttgatcaGGTATGGGAATTTACTATTAAGACATTAAATCTTATTGGTTCGTATTTTATTggtattttattgatttattattgCATCCTAGTTTACTTAGTAAGTTCGTAAATTTATGAGTTTATAGCAGTAAGGTCAGGGAACTTGTGTTTTTTACAAATTGTAAATCAAACTAACTTCactttttcaataaaattaattaaatcccGTGCGCCCAGTAAACGTGTGTGCGATAAAATCTTTATAGCTCTTAGAAACTTTTATTGAAGCTCTTAAAAACATTGCTGGTTAAAAAAGGTTTCTTCACACCCGTTTTGTGGGGTAAATGTATCTAGGAGGTTGAATAAGAAACTTGTTTTCtttaattacatatttatgagCTAGATTTAGATTTTACATTTATGACAGGGAGGTGCTGGGGGACTAAACCTAAAATAGGTTATAGGCCGATagaattatttaataaagCGATCATGCAATCCTTTTAACGAGAGTTGTTATTATCTATTCGCAGATTGCAGGCCAACAGGTTTATTAAATAACTGATTATGCAATCCTGCGAACGAGGACTGGTCTTATCCATCCAGGACTCAAAAGTTTTCCCCGATGAGCTTTTATTACGAACGCAACCTAAGGCTCTTGGAACTTTCGGGGAAAGCATAAAAAGCGCCCAATGGAAAATGGGACTTTGGGATGCCCCCAATGCCATAATGGTGCCCCGCGATGCcataaacacaaacaacaattaGCCGGGTAACAACCGCCGTCCAGTGGCAAATTGCGGCACACATGCCATATGGTAGTTAGGAGGGAGCTCATTGTCTATTCGGGATCAGATCACCTAAGCGGTCGGCTTAGTCCGAAGAACCCCAAACAATGGCGGGCAATGAAGCGAACTAAATGGCAATTCTCAGACAAATGTCTGACAAATGGCGGGCAGAGCACGTGCAGATGCTTAGATGTTTTCCAAGCGGGTCAGAAGGAGATATTAGTGTGGAGCGGAATAGGTCAGGTTATACTATAGTATGTTACTATAGTATGGAAATCGGAAAACTCGCTTGTCCGGCTAACTGTTCTTAGTCAGCGCGATCGGATCAATCGCATGGGCATGCCACAGATCTGTCATAAATATCGAACTAAATAGCGAACGGACGGACAATTATCAGAACAGCCACTTAATAGCTAATCGTTATTGGCTGCTAAGAATCAGAACTGGATGTAATTGCGTCAAGAAATGACTTTTAATTGCGGCTAGACttcatgcatatttatggACGGCAGCAAAAAGAGCACGGGCACGTGTGCGTGTCTGGTGTGCCCAAGATAGAGACCACCACCGCCCCGCCGGATTAAATAGAGTCATTTGAGCCATTAAATTTATGAGAAGGCAATTGCGGCTAAGCGTTTCCCGTAGACAATGGCTAACCCTTCTCAACCTGCGCCGATCCCCCGATCCCCCGATCCCCCGATCACCCGATGATCGTTCTAACCCCAAAGGGGGGTTTTCGAGGGTTGGGTGCTGGGCGTTGGATGTTGGATCTTCGCGATTGCCCAGGGGGTTCATAGCCCCGAACCACAGTGAAGTGACTTAATGCTGCTCGGGGTTTTCGTTTTGGCCAACGAGTGTGTGCGAATGAGCGAATGTGCGGCGCTTTAGCCGAGCGCGAAGCCCGAGCAGAGGCTTGAATGTGGACCGGTTGTAGAAAGGTTGAGATGCTAGTGCTAGCCAACTGCTAGCTGGTAACTGCTAACTGCTAGCCGATCCGATCTCCGCCAGACACTCGGAACTCGATCGGTTGAGAGATCGGGGAACGGCCCAAGAGTCCATATAAAGGTCCCCGCTGCAGTCGAGATCGCCGCATTAAGTTGTCAAAATTTGTGAGAATAGGAAGTGCGTGACAGTTCAGTACGATTCGAGACAAAGCAGCGAGACTCCAGCCCAGCCATCAGATCCAGCTCAGAGATATAGCccgaatcggaatcagaatcacaatcacaatcagaatcagaatctgGCAATAGTATCAGCTAACGCCCAGATCGGATCACATCGGAGCGGGACTCGGGTGGACAATCGACAGGAATCAAGCCCTCGCACTCCGCCCTCGCAATCTACCTATCAATTCCAATGGAAATCcatatcaaaacaaattaaacggCTGCCACGGTTACCATGCAAATTTATCCGATCGTAATCGGAATTTCAATCACCATCACAATCCGTAACGCGAGCGACCTGCTAATAGTTTAATTTGCGGCCATAAATAACAACACAAgaattaattgattttcgtcataaatcaataaataacTAACCAACTAGCCAGCCGTTCAATCAAGTGCAACCCGTTGAAAGGAGGGgatacaaaatcaaaatcaaaatcaaaatcaaaatcagatCGCGCCGGAGCTAAATTTTTTTGGGTGCTGAAATGAAACTATTTACCAACAAAAACCAGCGCAATGCAAGTGAGTATGAAGTATGCCCGTTGAAGTccgaaatggccaaaagcgacCAGTGCGCTTAATTAAGCCATGTGGAGTGGAGTTTAGACCATTGTCCGCATTGGTCAAAGCCAAAGGCCCATAAAAGTTAATTCGAACCGCCGTTTGCCGCCAAGGGAGCTGCTGCCCCCACGCGATCGTAAAAATGTCAACAAACACAAAGATCGCTTGCACAAACTGAACCGCCGAGGTGGACCAAAAAAAGTCCACTAAAATCACTGAAATGTAGTAGGAATGGTGCAATGGATTTTAAAACGTTCGTGCATGCTAATCAAAGCGATATAAAATGGTGTCGAAACTTCCCATTCGCGTTCCTGGCCAAAATTAGAATGCTAATTACCGAATTACTGACAGCTGGCGGCACACGTaaatatttcgttttaatttatttcaaatatctGGATAGGAAACGCACTCTAAAGTCTGCAGATATTTCAGCTGTGAGCTGAAATTAGCAGCCAAAGGAAAACGAAACGGGCTGTGAAGAGAGCTTAActttaaattgtattaattaGTGCTTTCTAGGTTTAtcagctttatttatttttttccacaCCATCGCTCTCGGCCAAAGCAGTTAACATATATTCAAAGACGAATTAAAAGGGGCAAGACGTCGGATCTTCCGATTTGCATAACGACAAATGAGCCACCAAGGGCGTAGGGTTCTATACATTGTAGGTCAGTGGTGTGGGGTCAGTTGGCATTAATTGTAAGCTGGTAAGCAGCTTGTAATGTGTACATAGTTCAATGTAGAGCTCCACATCTCCACATAGTCAGATAAAGTCGGGATCTCCAGTTTTGGCAAAGTCATCCGCTAGCTAAATCTTCGGAAGcgtacgtgtgtgtgtattaaCGGATCTGAGCGGTAGTGCAATTAAGTTTGCATACATTAAGATTTGAAATGAAATCGGTTGTGACTGAAAATGTCACGTATTACCTTACCATGAAGTTCGATGATTTCAATCAGCATATATGCGCTGGGAAAACTGAAGGTGAACGCGATGATTGCCCAGCCCGGGTCAGATTGGCCCCATGATAAATGTAGGCGATATGGCTTGACAAGATGCTGACAGATCCCCTCAGCTCCGAATCTGAAGCAGAAGCGGAGTCGGAGTCGCAGGCATGACTTGCAGGATCACCGAGATGACCGAGAACACCGAGATCCAAGCCAACTAATTTGCCGCAGTGCGCCGTAAATCAATAAGATAGATATTCAGCTCAATGCCCGCTAAACAATGCAAATAACAGCCATTGTCCGGGCATTAGCAATAACAATATGATCGCCCGTGTAAAGTATCCGTTGGCAAGCCAAACAAATCGGATCAGCATCGTTATGAGAATGAGCATCACCATCTCATAGGCATCACTGAGAATCGGGGAAGTTGTAAACTTGGCGAGCTACATACTCGTATTTACTTTTCCTTATTGGCGGGCATCTAATTGCCGCGAGACTTTGACTGCGACTATTTAagggttttgggttttttcggttttggtgCTGATTAAAAGCAAATAGTGACAGATCTGGGATTAATCACTAGCCAAACACAGGCAAACACAAACATCGTCATAACAGCTATTCGACTATTAGTCGATCGCCACATGCTGCGCTGCTAGGCAGAAAAATCACAGCTCGGCCGGAGAGTATCTGtgtctctatctctatctttATCTCCATCTGTATCTTGTGGATAACCGAGTGCGAATCTCGGCGCCGAGCTACAGAGCTATAGCTACAGCTATAGTTTACGGCTATAGCATACGGCTATTTGCCTAATTTATTGTCGTTTGACGGAagtcgcacacacacaactgTCAACCGGCGAAGGTGTTCCGtcagaaacaaaacaaattcattCTTGACTTCAGTGGGTCAGCACTGCTGCCCCGATGTGCCGCTTTTGCTGgtcaaaaatataataaatatgtatatatgtatgcgtattttttatttaattttttccagtACCGCAGCGTGCACTTGGACAACAGCGTCGAGTTGGCTTGTTGGGTTCACTTTCAGGTTTTTAATGCTGCCCCGGCGAATTGCACCGAACTTGAACTTCAGACCGCTGCAGAGGCAGTAGTCGTCGGCAGCCGTCAAGCGCATACTTAGTAACTGATATATCCGATCCCGCCTGATACTGATATTGAACCGACTACTGCTGCTACTACAACATGCTAGTTGCTGTTTCGCTGTTTTGCTTATTCGCTGTCGCAAACAAGTTCACAGCTCACTGAATCAGCTGCTGCGATCGAGACAAGCGTCTTTCATTCATGATGCCGTCCGTGTCTTGTGTGTCTTGTTGTCTTGTGTGTTTTGGCCCGCCAATCTTTCTATCGTCATCGACGATTTGGCGGCGGactttgccttttgccttttgcctcGCCGGTGCAATTGTTGCGCAATGCAAGCTCCACTTTATTTTaatcatttctttttttttttgccagccagccagttaGCTAGTTAGCTAGCCAGCCCAGCTTGTGGAGATTTTCGTGTCGTTTGGCCACTTTGCGTGTCGATTTTGGCATTGGTCATTCCATTGCAGCAGAATAATTTTGGAGCGCTTTGTGTGCGGCCTAATTTATGGGTGGGCCCTCAGTTCGGGAATTTCGGCTGTCACACTCAAGGCAAGGATATGCATGAGTATCTAAGCGCACACCGCGCGAAAAAGTAGatcacatattttttttgaaatttatacGTACTTATTTAGTTTGAGCGGGAGTGGAAAGATTgcaagaaaaaataaatacctgCCAACGTAGATACCAAAAGCATTCATTATCTGTATTTTTGCATAGTTATATTTAACTTTCTCACTTTTAAAGAACATATTCTgtgtatatttataaacacATTATTTAACACGAGTTCTGGGAATTAGCACGAAAAGTGCTAAATATTtagtaaagtaaatattttagatgttatacatttattcttACTGTCACATAAACACAAGTTTTACAACTTGATGTTTTTCTGCACTTTTTCCATAAAGATCTCGTCATCGCCCTAacaataaaatttgtttttcccaacaaaataatattttgtatatattgaAATAACAATCTACATCGCTTCcaacaaaaattgaagaaaaatgttattttttttccgtGCACAAGCGTATTTCCGATGAATGGGAAATATGTTTGGATTTCTGGTTTCATCGGAGCCATGCATAATTTGCCATGTATCATTGCggtttgttggtttgttttgATTGTGAAGTCTTGAACCTATTTATGACACCAAAGTTGACACCAAAGCGAAATTGTTAATGAGTTtatgctgtttgctgtttgcttttcgATCTCAGCCGCATATCGCAGACGCTGTGGGATCGTGCCATTTTGGAGCGAGTTAGGGGCGTGCTAGCCAGTTCATTGATCTTGGCAGGTGCGcctatctatctatctatctttCTATCTACATGTACATAAGTATCTATCGTTCGCCGCTTTCGGTTTCTACTAATTCTACTTCTATCACAACAATTGGGGATTTTTctacttttgcttttgttgcgAGAGCTCGCTAAACGATTTGTAGCAATAAATGGGTTACGATTTGGGCTGCCTTTGATTCATGACCGCCTCCAAAAGCAAATGAGATTCTTCATGGAGCGGCCATGATCGCTGGAAATCGGTCACAGGAGAACTGGGTGCGACCACGCACTGGATTAGCTGACTTCCTTCCGATTTCCGGCCATTTTTTCGAGTGCGGAAGTGAATTTCACCGGCGCAAAGACAATAATCTTGGCGCAAGGTGAGAACAAACGTGTTTCGGTCGTAAAATGAGTGATTTCACTTCAAGTGAATATGGCGGGTATTGCAGCCTAGATTGATATGCTTCGATTGCCTTGCCCATCTTCCGTACTTTTAATCAATATTCTAAACAAGGTCAGTGGAACTGGATTTCACCGAGTTTTCTAGGAGCGGCCTTCTTATCCAATTGGTGTAAACAGCACACAAAATCAGTCGCAATTCACTTCTCAGCCTAGTAAATTTCCTACCCAAGCCAGTGACAGTGGGAAATCAGCTATATTTAAGGTGTAaccataaattaaacaaatactTTTTGTTTACCTTTATGCCAAAAAGTCGGCGATTTTGCAAAAAACCTGTTGGCAGCTGTAGGTGTTTGCTAATGCCGTCTATAAACGAATATTATGAGCATTAAATTTAgacaatatatttaaattgccGGAAAAAATGTCCCAGAGCAAGGGCACTTAACTAGAATTATGGACTTTTTCGGTGtgttttggtttgttttctttttctgaGTGCACGACGTAACATACGAGTATCACCTTCCTCCGCATCTGTGATTATAAAATCGAAGAACGTTCATTGAACCGCCACCGAATTCGGGCATCGTCATCCTCATCGTCTGCCGGCTGTAGTCTGTCGTCTGCCGGTTGTCAtcgttttgtttattaatttttggcCTGGAGCCGCCgttcctgctcctgccatTGAGGCAGGTCGCGGATCGCGGCCGACCCCATCCACTTCGATCCGCCGCCAAGGTCAATGGCATGATGGACATGATAGACATGATGGGGGGCGCACGCTATCGACAAACTGGAACCGCACAAAAACCAGTTCAACTTCAGCCGACTTGACCATAACTCACCCGCTGATCTATTTTATTGCAGAGCTGTTGCGCAGCGCCGCCCTCGGGATGACCCTGCTGTTCTTCGGTTCCCTGGTGATCATCTCCGATCCTCTTCAGAGCATCCTGGACACGGTAAGTAGTATAGAAGTATACCTCCTAAGGCTGTTGAAATAGTAGAGTGCTGTTGGGGTATACGAGTAAGATCGGTTTGTTATTGTCGTGTCAATTAGTGACTTTAATCACTTAATTGTAAGCGGTGTGCCAATAAAGTGGAACTTGTATTCTGTCTACCGATCTGAATACTAGTAGATgtcattttaataaaactgcGATCTACATCAACATCTATAAATACATCGGAAATATCCGGGTAATCGTTGATCTTTTGATTCATAAGGAAAATATCTTGGTCTTTTCATTTGGATTTCAATACTACTGTAGTATTTTTTCAGAAATAAAATTGCTGgttcttttaaattttccattaCAAACTacttaaaaatgcaaaagtaACATATGGCATTGTATTTCATGAATAGAAAATGGTGTTCATTGACGAATCCAATTTATTGTCCAAATTCAAGTTTGGAAACTTAACAAAAGGTCTTTCTGTAGGCCAAACAGAACATGGGCAATCAATGGAAATCCAATACAGCCATGGTTCTTTATAAGTAGTAATATTAATCGAATGGTAAACAGAAAATCTAAGGGAAATACTTTGACCTTTATATTGCAGCAATTGAGCTTGAAACCCGGCGCCCTGCTCCATCGACTTTGGCTTCTGCCACCGTTGGACGTGTACATCAATGTGTACATGTTCAACTACACCAATGTGGATGAGTTCACGTCGGGCAGGGCATCCAAGTTGCAGATCCAGGAGGTGGGTCCCTACGTCTACAAGGAGGTCTTGAGCAACCACAATGTCACCTACAATGAGTCCAACAATACCATCACCTATACGCCCAAACGGGAGTATGTCTTCGCACCGGAAAGATCCGTGGGTGATCCTAAGGTCGATCGCATTCGGGCGCCCAACATCCCACTGATGGGAGTGACCACTCTGGCCTCCAGTCTATCGATGTTCGCCGCCCTGGGACTGAGTGCTATTACCAGGCAGCTGAACTCGCAGCCCATGCTGGAGATGAGTGTCCACGACTACATGTGGGGCTACGAGGATCGACTGGTGGAGCTGGCCTCTCGGTTCGTGCCCAGTTGGATTGACTTCTCCAGCTTTGGCATTATGGAGAAGGTAAGGCCTTTGAATTTATTTCGCTGAAAGTTTTAAACTGATAATATATTTGCAGCTCTTCCGAGAGGGAAATGAGACCAATGTGTTCAACATGAACTTGCCGGAACCCAAGGACAAATATGGTGTGAGGATGACGGATGCCCCACGTGGTTACACCGTGGACAGCATCAATCGAGAGCGCGGCTTCAAGGGTTGGCAGTACAACGAGGAGACCAAGTAATTACTGCACACCCATCTCTTTGGAGTGAACTATCtaaatttctatatatttttcaatcTTTAGTGGCACCATGTGCAATCGCATCTGGGGCAGTCATGATGCCACGCTCTTTCCGCTGGACATGGATGAGAATGACGAGTTCTTCCTGTACAGGCGAACCTTCTGCCGCAGGCTGCCGGTGAAGTTCAATCGCACCACCACCTATAATGGCCTCGATGCCTTCGAGTTCGTGATGGAGCCTGACTCCTTCGACAGCGATGTGGACAACGCCAACTCCTCGTGCTACTGCAAGAACAACCGCTGCCTCAAGAAGGGTGTTGGCAGCGTGTCGCCCTGTTACTACAGTGAGTAGCGCTGACCTCAATCGATATCAGCGTTTTTATTAACCGAATCCTTTCCCAATTCCAGACATTCCCTTGGCCATTACGTATCCGCATTTCATGCATGCCGATCCCAGTCTGCTGGAGCCATTCGAAGGCCTGCAGCCGAATGAGTCGCGCTTTGCCTCCACCTTCGTGGTGCAACCGGTGAGTTGAATCGAAAGTAGTCCAGGTTGGTCAATGCAATAATACTTCGTGGGTTTCAGCAATTGGGAGCTCCGATGCAGGGCACCCACCTGCGCTTGCAGGCCAACCAGGTGGTGGGCAAGGTGAACTTCAACCGGATGATGGCGCCCTTCGAGAACATGATCCTGCCGCTGCTGTGGGTGGACCTCAACATCGATGTCCTTTGCCTGAGCCTGCGTCTGCTCATCCATGGCATCAAGTGGGGCTTCCCGCTGCTGCAGTGGAGCGCTGCTTTGGGAATGCTGCTGGCCGGCGTTTACCAGCTGTGCAGCGCCCTGTTGctctgcttttggccaacagccaAGCAGTTCCAGAAGGTGGATCAAGTGGAACGCGGCACGGCGGTTCAGGTGATTGGAGTTGGACTCAGTTTGGCCACCGCACTGCGAAAACCCTCGGTTCCTTTGGACCCTGAGGAGCAGCACCATCTGCTCTTTGGCGGCGGCAGCTACATTCCCAAGATGGCCAAGACGTAAACCGGCGCAGGATCGAAATGCTTACCTCAACTCAAAACGGGGCAACACTGTGATATTTAGGCTTAAGATTCGGTGTAAATTATTGTGCTCATCGGAAACAACTTAGGGAACGTCCTTGCCTACGAACTAGTTAACGATTACTATATGTTAAGCTAGGGCTACAGTTAGAGTGGTAACAGTAAGCAATATACAGCTGAGCTTGCACTCGATAAATACAGGTCGATAGCTATGTAAACTACGTATCCTATTGATTGATACACGTATTGATTCAGTGGGTGGCGATCGTGTCCTCAATCCACTTCATGTAGTACGAGGTGCGGGTGTAGACGTCCGGAAAGCCCTCCAGGGCACAGCCCGATCCGAAGGAGGTGACCCCCACCAGAATCCAGGGTCCGTCGCGGCTCAAGCGGCACTGCAGCGGTCCGCCGGAGTCGCCCACGCAGGTGCCGCCCTCTCCGTTCAGCTTGCCGGCGCACAGGTGACCACCGTGGATGTTGACGAAGCTGCCGTAGGCATCCCTGCACCTGCACAGAGGTAATAGGAAAATTTAGTCCAATTTGAAGAGTACACTGCTGCATGAAGTCACTCACCTGCCATTCTGGTGCAGCGGCACCTGGGTTTTCAGCAGCTGATTGGAGAGATCACCACTGATGTTCGCCTTACCCCAGCCCGTGGCCACGCAGTCCACA from Drosophila santomea strain STO CAGO 1482 chromosome 3R, Prin_Dsan_1.1, whole genome shotgun sequence includes:
- the LOC120452441 gene encoding lysosome membrane protein 2, whose protein sequence is MKLFTNKNQRNAKLLRSAALGMTLLFFGSLVIISDPLQSILDTQLSLKPGALLHRLWLLPPLDVYINVYMFNYTNVDEFTSGRASKLQIQEVGPYVYKEVLSNHNVTYNESNNTITYTPKREYVFAPERSVGDPKVDRIRAPNIPLMGVTTLASSLSMFAALGLSAITRQLNSQPMLEMSVHDYMWGYEDRLVELASRFVPSWIDFSSFGIMEKLFREGNETNVFNMNLPEPKDKYGVRMTDAPRGYTVDSINRERGFKGWQYNEETNGTMCNRIWGSHDATLFPLDMDENDEFFLYRRTFCRRLPVKFNRTTTYNGLDAFEFVMEPDSFDSDVDNANSSCYCKNNRCLKKGVGSVSPCYYNIPLAITYPHFMHADPSLLEPFEGLQPNESRFASTFVVQPQLGAPMQGTHLRLQANQVVGKVNFNRMMAPFENMILPLLWVDLNIDVLCLSLRLLIHGIKWGFPLLQWSAALGMLLAGVYQLCSALLLCFWPTAKQFQKVDQVERGTAVQVIGVGLSLATALRKPSVPLDPEEQHHLLFGGGSYIPKMAKT